The following proteins are encoded in a genomic region of Ornithinibacillus sp. 4-3:
- a CDS encoding spore coat protein — protein sequence MKPLNQQNNMQPSNQMPPQMNHGGHELMDAQETIGAVIGCMEQYVMYEGHTQDAELLAMNQRHRQFLSQMYNTMVDTLKTGQDPMTPTQSYQMEQANDITYGLQASAPKSPAQSVNNINDECISGFMIGGQKGIASALTASALEATNPVLRRVFADSIPNVIEMAYEIFLYQNKNQYYQVPQLSNQDMQILTNQYAPVSSPTQH from the coding sequence ATGAAACCATTAAATCAACAGAATAATATGCAACCTTCTAATCAAATGCCACCACAGATGAATCATGGTGGTCATGAACTGATGGATGCACAAGAAACTATTGGTGCAGTAATAGGCTGTATGGAACAATATGTGATGTATGAAGGCCATACACAGGATGCTGAACTATTAGCAATGAATCAACGCCATCGTCAATTTTTATCACAAATGTACAATACGATGGTTGATACACTCAAGACTGGACAAGATCCTATGACACCGACACAATCATATCAGATGGAACAAGCAAATGATATTACTTATGGTCTGCAAGCTTCTGCGCCAAAATCTCCAGCGCAATCTGTTAATAATATTAACGATGAATGTATATCTGGATTTATGATTGGTGGTCAAAAGGGAATTGCTTCTGCATTAACAGCATCAGCTTTAGAAGCAACTAACCCTGTTCTAAGACGCGTATTTGCTGATAGTATTCCTAATGTCATTGAAATGGCATATGAAATATTTCTTTATCAAAATAAAAATCAATATTATCAAGTCCCTCAATTATCGAATCAAGATATGCAAATATTAACAAATCAGTACGCTCCCGTTTCTAGCCCAACACAACATTAA
- a CDS encoding alpha/beta hydrolase family protein translates to MKRFLQAMLVVMFLFMLIGCSDKNSEETEDQDEEEVNISGHWTGAIHLPGQPLHIALTIDGADEGDMSIPMQGIEGANSLPVDTLKIEEDKVTITVNLQGSILSLEGAVEEGEFKGDFTQNGQTFPFTLYEREETEGEFLSVETAIGTLNGELELPEGDGPFPVMIIIPGSGPTDRNGNTAMGDNDGLKQIAEQLATEGIASLRYDKRGAGKNKEAVGEEVDINFTQFTDDAQAWVELLTEDERFTSVGIIGHSQGSLEGMVTAQSNDVDVFISLAGIGRGMDEVLYEQLQAQLPEGLLEESEEILQQLKQGKAVAEISPELQAIFRPSVQPFLISMMQLNPTEELEKLTIPVMLVNGERDIQVPATDAEILHEAKPDTELLILENMNHVLKDTTEDIQDNYLTYSNPTLPVADGLMDGMIQFLKENNFIEE, encoded by the coding sequence ATGAAGAGATTTTTACAAGCAATGCTTGTAGTTATGTTTTTATTTATGTTAATTGGATGTAGTGATAAAAATTCAGAAGAAACAGAAGATCAGGATGAAGAGGAAGTGAATATATCAGGTCATTGGACAGGAGCCATTCATTTACCTGGTCAACCTTTACATATTGCTTTAACAATAGATGGAGCAGATGAGGGAGACATGAGTATTCCGATGCAGGGTATTGAGGGGGCTAACAGTCTTCCAGTAGATACATTAAAAATAGAAGAAGATAAAGTGACGATTACAGTTAACTTACAAGGCAGTATCCTCAGTTTAGAAGGAGCTGTGGAAGAGGGAGAATTTAAAGGTGATTTTACACAAAATGGACAAACATTTCCCTTTACTTTATATGAAAGAGAAGAAACAGAAGGAGAATTTCTTTCTGTGGAAACAGCTATTGGGACACTTAATGGAGAGCTAGAGTTACCAGAAGGTGATGGACCATTTCCAGTAATGATTATTATTCCGGGGTCTGGACCTACAGACCGTAATGGAAATACGGCGATGGGAGATAATGATGGACTAAAACAGATAGCAGAGCAATTAGCAACAGAAGGAATTGCTTCTCTACGTTATGATAAGCGTGGCGCTGGTAAAAATAAGGAAGCGGTAGGCGAGGAAGTGGATATTAACTTCACGCAATTTACAGATGACGCACAGGCATGGGTAGAATTACTAACAGAAGATGAACGATTTACAAGTGTAGGGATTATCGGACATAGCCAAGGTTCATTGGAAGGAATGGTAACAGCTCAAAGCAATGATGTGGATGTATTTATTTCATTGGCGGGAATAGGAAGAGGAATGGATGAGGTGTTATATGAGCAATTGCAAGCGCAATTGCCAGAGGGGTTGCTAGAAGAAAGTGAAGAGATTCTACAACAATTAAAGCAAGGAAAAGCAGTTGCTGAAATTTCCCCAGAACTGCAAGCGATATTCCGACCATCTGTTCAACCATTTCTAATTTCTATGATGCAGCTTAATCCTACTGAGGAATTGGAGAAATTAACAATTCCAGTAATGCTCGTAAATGGAGAGCGTGATATACAGGTGCCTGCTACAGATGCTGAGATATTACATGAAGCAAAACCAGATACAGAGCTACTGATTTTAGAAAATATGAATCATGTGTTAAAGGATACAACGGAAGATATTCAGGATAACTATTTAACCTATTCTAACCCTACGCTACCAGTAGCAGATGGACTAATGGATGGAATGATACAATTTTTAAAGGAGAATAATTTTATAGAAGAATAG